In Phaseolus vulgaris cultivar G19833 chromosome 3, P. vulgaris v2.0, whole genome shotgun sequence, the sequence TTTGGATGGTGGGCTATGTGATTTTAGGAGTAATAATCGTTTTTTAAGTGTAGAAGAAAGTAGTGGCCGTTGTTTGCAGTCATCTTCCCCATATCACCTTACTGCCACTGCAGATGAGATTTCTCTCATTTTTCTCCAAACCAAACACTTCCTTCTCCTTACAAACCCATTACCCTTCACTCTCTCCATAATTTTTCTGAAACATTTCTAGGTCTTTTCCGAGACCGTCTTCGACACGAGACATTATCCACCACCCTCGGGTGCTCACACACGTGCAAAGCCCTTCTACGCACAAACTTCGCGTTCGATTCCGACCGAGACTCACGTACGTTGCACGCACGGGCACACGTGCGTCGCTCACACAGATTCACATCTCGAAAGTTCTCAGATCTGGTATGGACCTAAGGCCTGGGACTGCTTCTTCCTTATCGCTCGAGTATTGCATCGCCTTTACTTGGAAAAAGTAATTGACTGCCTGCAAGGGTGAAGTGTGAATGAATCTATGTTTTGTGAATGAATCTCATTAATTGAAGGTGTGAAATGAGACTTTGTGGCGTTAGGCGAGGGTTAGATGGCTTAAAGAACACCCAGGAGTCTTCTTGCTGCCACCCCAATTTTAAGTAAACATACCTTAAATCTCCAATTAATTTTTCCTTAATATCTCAATCCTGCTTAtaatttacaattaaaaaatcataactCCCAATTCAAATTTCAGAAACCCTAATTCCCAATTTATTTTTCACTAAACTAATCTAAGCATCCACATCACTTGACACCTCACACCTCACATTAAACCCAATCACACTTCTCcctgccacataagcaccagTTAACGTCGTTTGGTGCGACTTAACAGAAAGTaccattttgcatacatttaaACAAACATAGGgacgaaattgatttttttttaaaaatcactaTACTAAATTGACTATTGCCCCCAGAAAGTAGggacgaataaggtaattataccccctcccccccccccccccccccccacacacacacacacatatatatatatatatatatatgaaaaataaaaaatttctaatGAGGGTCAAAGTTGCCATAACAGATAAAGAGTGTGAAAGTAGGTTCAATAAGAACGACATTAACATGGAAGGAGAatataattactttatattaGTTCGacatttctataattttttttatgttaattttggTTCAAAGTATTGGAACATATTACATGTTATTTAACAAAGTGAATATTGTCGGGAacagtttaattttttagtacaaattttaaatattgcgAATTCAAAAACTTGATGACCCTTTTTTACAAAAATGTACCAAGTTAGAAGTAATAAATTGTTCCTAAGAACGGATATTGAATCCACAAGGAACCAttatttaaaatactaatagtGGCTAATTTGGAACCTATGTTATGACTGGTTATGAATGAATTCGGTTGATCTTATTGTTCCCGGGTCACATTTTGAACACTTCAAAATTTTGGATGCACCTAATTCAGTTAATCTTACTATGGCTAATATTTGGATAGCTTTGGTCAGTGAGATTTGGAgacacaaaaataattatttgtttaaagGAGGAGTGGTTGATCATACTAAAGTATTTTCTCTGGCACAGGtcaaggtttggtcttggatcaACTCAAAGATACTGTCAGTGAGTTTCTCATTTTCTGAATGGTGTCTTGAACCCTTGGTATGTATGTACTCGATTTAATGATGGTGCgttgtttttttctcttcagTTATTAGTGTTGGAAAGGAAATAGAGGATTAATCTGTGAATTTTATATACGAAGGTGGAAATgaacttttatcttttattctcTAGATGAAGGTTGGACCATCCCTAAAAAAGCATTAACTgattataataatatgtaaaataatttgatttgaaagaTATTGACATAAGTTTGTgtgaaaatgaaatgaaaacaaaagaaatgagtaaaataattcaattaagaaaattggGAATAAGGTTAATCCTTGTTGCTCGTATGTAGTTTTAAACGTGTAACATTCCAACATTCTATCTTTATTGACATTGATGCGCATATACAAATCATCCATATAAATTTCTCACATACAAAATTAGTAAGAGAGTGTCCTAAATACCGATTtatcgcatatttataaaaactctttatcaTTACAAAATCACGAATAGTTTCAAGCTTTGAGAgtaaaatgataatatcaatcATCCATCAAGAatgaatattatagataaatattacttcaatacataagagtttgaagaAATTACTCTTAATCCCAAAGAAACGAATTAGCCTATCATGGTGACTATTACAAGCATGGACGACAagaacaagaaaagaagatccaaattgtttctccttgacgacttCCTCCTTAGGGTTTTCTTCTTTGGGTTCCTCCCAATGATGCCTAGGGTTATGCCTCATACCTTCTATTTAGCCAAATTGGACTTGGGCTAAGTCacatatttattcataatatatcaaTTTGCTTCATTTCTCCTTAAATTTcgtaaaataacataaaattggGAAGAAATCATTCATATTcatcttataatccaaaaattagagattgaattataattattttataagtccATAAATGACCTatctttttgtaagaaatattattgaattatagCACTTGTCAACTACAAAGTCTTATGTTTGGTTGATTAATGAAAACACTTTGATTTTCTGTAGTTATATCTTGATATTTGTTAAAATTTCTTTAGttttaattagacttaattaaattttattaaaatttataagataattataaaatttgatgttatatactttatattatttataactcGAAGactaaataacaataatttttttattatgcaataaataaacaattttagtCATTGAGTATAAAACATTAGGGGCATCTTCATTTTGTCTATGTAATCGTTGTAATGCAATCTCTTACTTTGGTTAGTACGATATTATGTGGaatatccatttttttttatcagcgaGACAGAATTAATAAATGCGAACCACTTCAGGGATAATCTAACTCTTATACAAAAAGATATCTCTTAGCCTCCCCAAACAAACCATTACATACTCACTATCAAGTGATACAAAATcgagaattttttttcttcaaaaatgaTACAAAACATCTTAGTAAGGAGTagaaaatacttatttttttctttagaaaCATGAATTggtgagagaaagagaaatgagCATAAAAAAACAATGAGTAACTTAAAAGGTTgagggaagagaaaaaaaaatatctttcttattttttaattttttattatctttcattttatgtttcactatttattaaaattaaaaggcatgttttataaaaatttaaaaatctccataatttaatttgaatatattCTTATTATGATATACACATAATTTAAAAGCGTGAAGGAAGTTCATATTAATCTCAATTTCAtctttttataagttttttatcAACTTTTAACCATGTTTTTGTTTTAGTGATTGAATATGattattaaacataaaatatatttttgtaattcaTCTTCTCAAATATTTTATCCTTGATTCCCTTGCATACATTCTTCCAATATTTATtgtattgtttttcttttttttttctcccttCACCTATAAAGTACAAGTCATTAACTTTATTATATACAAAGCATTGCTTATGATATATTGCTTATGATATATAGAGAGAACGTGAAAAACAAATAGCAAAAAAAATGTTGATACTATATTTTTGTAGAAACATAATACAAATGTATTAATGTGCCTGAATCAATTTCTCAATATTGTGAGGAAAACACAATTGCCTTCCACTAAAGCATTCATttgcaaatattttatttgcaGCTTCAGCTGGGTGagcaaaatcataaaaataatattcattCCGATTTACACAAGGTTTTCCTCTTTGGACACATGggtcaaaaatatttttgaaccctgaaaaaataattaatgaaactATGAGTTATTTAATGAAACTATGAGTTAGGATCAAAGTAGAATAAAAAACACAAGaacaaaagaaattatttacCTAATTTTTCAGGggaatttcttattttttggGAGAAGCTGTAATTATCCACATTAATGAACAATGAATGTGAGAGTTGGGTTTGCAACTCTTGAAGTTTCCCTGGAAGTTTCTCTGAGTAGAGTTTAACCATTTGATTCACATCTTCATTGCAATTTTGTGAAAATGGTGTCCTTATCACACTAATAGGGGTGCACCCAATTTCACTAATCCTACTGATCACAAACTTTCGAGCTCCTATATCATAAATTCTCTagggagaaagaaaaaaaatgaaggaaaCACGTTTTATCAGATTCTTTGGAAAAAATTGAACATTTATAACATGCAACAAACTCAATCGAAATATCACAATTATTATATGTGAAAAATCAAAGAGGATTTAATAccctttttttctaaaattaccTTGATACGTGAAGTAAGTTGCTCAAGTAGGTAATTTGCATACTCTTCTGGATTAAGATGGTTATTGGTTCCACTTGGATTGAAATAATTCAACATATAATCATTAGATCCAATTGATACAAGATATATGGATTTGGATAAGTAATCCCTTAGTTTTGTTTTGCTATGTATGATTCTTGGAAGATCGTTGGCAACGGTTgaggtgaaatattcaatttgTTTATCCAAGGACAAACATTCTCCCTTCATCaagaaatgaaaatataagaaataaacagattttttattaaattgaggttgtttttagaaaaattaagGATATGAAGAAGTTGTGTTTATAGTGAAAAAGTCGTGCCAATGTAGTACGATTTCTAACATGTCAAAGTTAACTTCAATTCAAGTTGGTTACACCAAAGTCATGTCACATTATCATGACTTCACTTTGACATGTCAGAAAAGTCGTGTTACGTTGACATAGCTTTCTTGTATCCGTGATTTTTCTAAAGGCAAcctcattttaataaaaaaaacaaaaaaattatccaCAGAATCGAAATAAAATGAGtgagaaaattttatttattttggatcTTACTGCTCTTGTTGAATTTAAGATTCCACATGAGCCTGATGCATAGTTAATTCCTGTAGCTACTTGATGTCTCTCAGAATGAGGCACCCCCAAGTATGGAGGTGGCATTGGCAAACCCAATCTAATAGCTATAAATGAACCATAGACAGATGCATAAAAACCCTCATAATAACAACTTGTTCTTAGTTAATGGATTTTTAGCTTAATTACACAATTTGATAGTGAAGTTTATCTTtgtatagatagatagatagataaatATGTTACCAATAATGTCAGCAAAAGTTTTGCCATTGGTGAATCTGCCTGTGGAACAGTTGTTGAAGTCAATGCCATAGGGAAATACATTTGCTTTGGCAAGTGTATTGAGATTGTTATTGTTTCCAGCGTCTACTGTTGAATCACCAAAAACATAGAAAGCTGGAACAATCTTTTTTCTTGAATGGGAGGCATTGGCCAAAAATGCTAATTGTTGGGTTATGATTAAGGATATAACCCACAAATTTTTCAAgcttttttccatttttttttctttggtttgttgggttatgattttgttttcttctgAGTTATGATTATGTTTAAATAATGGTTTTTTTATGGTAAATATAACTATTTCATAATCAAAAGTACAACTCAAATGTTTGTAGTATGCTTTGTTGTCTAACTCTCTTTTATTCCATAAAcagaatttttttctatttttagtttttttgttctcttttcttcttttttctattatgATTTTCTGTTTATAATTATGTATGTCTTTCTTTAGCTACATcccttttctcttttttttttctttctaaattttCAAAGTTATTTCTCATCTTTTTGTATAAATAACTCTTATTATTTAGAAGGTAAGTTCTTACATAACAATCTTATCTAATCAAATTCATTTTATaggtattttttaaaatctctttattttaaattatttgtctCTAGCAACAAGTATTTCAAGGTTTTACTAGCTTTATTAGGTTTGTCAAACTGTATGTGTTCTAGTAGGAAGTTAGTGACAAACTTCTTGGAGGAGAGATTGTTTGTTTTTGTGCGATTTTGTACATGGATTGGATCATCACTATAGTggttcttattttttattttttttattgttgatagcTTTATTAGTTGAAAAATATTCCAATATAAACTAGTTCATATTTATATGAATATTTCTCAACACTATTTAATCTTAACTATTAACTTTTAAGAAACTAAATTGTAAAAAGGAAATTAACTTTTCCATTCAAATAActtgataaatatatatatatatgaaagatAAAAGATTTTTAATGAGAGTGAAGGTTGCCATAACAGATAAAGAGTGTGAAAGTAGGTTCACTAAGAACAACATTAACATGGAAGGAGAATATAATTACCTCATATTGGTTCGACATTtctataattttgttttctatgtTAATTTTGGTTCAAAGTATTGGGACATATTATATGTTATTCTAACAAAAATATATGTACaataatttaattgattttaaagATATCGACATAAGTTTGcgtaaaaattaaatgaaaacaaaataaatgagtaaaataattcaattaagaaaattggGAATGAGGTTAATCCTTCTCACTCGTATCTAGTTCTAAACGTGTAAGATTCTAACATTTCATCTTTATTGACAtatgatgagcatatatttattcacactcactagccttattcatagattattggactataataataaataaaaccattgttttaattaatattcttataattgggtttatttgggccttaactattattattgttaattttgtgtttttagagtaaattatccggaggaagcatctacctttgtgaatgggccaaatatgcaaaagtccaagttgtttcttgaaccaaaacagaaaacaaattctaaggagaagaaagagaaaataaaatctacaatatctcagaaacagaattggaaacAAATCTtgtgcaaaatacaagaattctggaaagatagaaacttggaaacggttaacaaaatataaactacaatattctctcaagatccttggagcagaaaagcctataaaaggacacaagcatcaaggagaaaagagagagcttcatagggttttcttagtttattttcttcttagtaattcttttgttttgcctccgcatggaaggctaaacctttttggttgattcttttgtaattccccattgagttctgaggttttgttcaataaaagtttcgatttttaattctctatagcagttgtttttattgtctaatctcctggaaaactagtttttgtgagaggttgtacttgaacgcatgattgagagtcttccttatcttaaactttggtttcttagttagttcgcattgttttaattaatttcttgggcgcatgattcaagggagaggaggtaagcacccccatggagtatacgcatggaacaaagtgggtattgattaaactagtagacgcatgttttactggtgagtttcagttgaattagattggcgcatgttcaatctggtttaactctgttggaggattgagaaaagattaatctttagagaacctgtgaagaattcaatggtggaagaacttgggatcaaccgctttttatttgctattttaatctcttttatattttttgcacaactatctcaaacccccttttcatctttattgttatttctaacttttattgcttgcagatagattttaaaccctgatcaactgactttactattggattcgttgggagacgacttggggacatttgtccacaattatactatcatctcaatagtgttagacaagtctacgctagaatcatattaatttgacagcaaaacgacaactatcaaCATTGATATGCATATAAAAACCATTCATATCAATtcctcacataaaaaaaaattagtaaaagaGTCTATTGAATATTAAGagtaaaatgataatattaatcattaatcaagaaatgaatattatagataaatatcacttcaatacataagagtttgaagaAATTACTCCTAATCCTAAAGAAAAGAATTAGCCTATCAAGGTGACTATTACAAGCATGGACAACATGAACAAGAATAGAAGATCCAGATTTTTTCTCCTTAACGGCTGCCTTCTTTAGGGTTTTCTTCCTTTAGTTCCTCGCAATGATCCCAATGATGTCTAGGGTTATGCTTCATACCTTCTATTTAGCCTAATTGGACTTGGTCTAAGTGactttttattcataatatatcaaTTTGCTTCATTTCTCAATTTGGGAAAAGATCGTTCATATTCATCTTATATTCCAAaaattagaggttgaattataattattttataagttcATAAGTGGCCTAtctttttgtaaaaaatatattaaattatagcACTTGTCAATGATAGAGTCTTATGTTTGGTTGATTAATGAAAACATTTTGATTTTCTGTAGTTATATCTTGATATTTGTTAAAAGTTCTTTAGTTTTAATTAGACTtacttaacttttttta encodes:
- the LOC137808812 gene encoding GDSL esterase/lipase 7-like → MEKSLKNLWVISLIITQQLAFLANASHSRKKIVPAFYVFGDSTVDAGNNNNLNTLAKANVFPYGIDFNNCSTGRFTNGKTFADIIAIRLGLPMPPPYLGVPHSERHQVATGINYASGSCGILNSTRAGECLSLDKQIEYFTSTVANDLPRIIHSKTKLRDYLSKSIYLVSIGSNDYMLNYFNPSGTNNHLNPEEYANYLLEQLTSRIKRIYDIGARKFVISRISEIGCTPISVIRTPFSQNCNEDVNQMVKLYSEKLPGKLQELQTQLSHSLFINVDNYSFSQKIRNSPEKLGFKNIFDPCVQRGKPCVNRNEYYFYDFAHPAEAANKIFANECFSGRQLCFPHNIEKLIQAH